The following coding sequences lie in one Silurus meridionalis isolate SWU-2019-XX chromosome 19, ASM1480568v1, whole genome shotgun sequence genomic window:
- the LOC124402577 gene encoding actin-related protein 2/3 complex subunit 4, which produces MTATLRPYLSAVRATLQAALCLENFSSQVVERHNKPEVEVRSSKELLLQPVVISRNEKEKVLIEGSINSVRVSIAVKQADEIEKILCHKFMRFMMMRAENFFILRRKPVEGYDISFLITNFHTEQMYKHKLVDFVIHFMEEIDKEISEMKLAVNARARIVAEEFLKNF; this is translated from the exons ATG ACGGCGACTCTGCGTCCGTACCTGAGCGCCGTGCGCGCCACCCTACAGGCAGCCCTGTGCTTGGAGAACTTCTCCTCTCAGGTGGTGGAACGGCACAACAAGCCAGAGGTGGAGGTCAG GAGCAGCAAAGAGTTGCTGTTGCAGCCGGTGGTGATCAGCCGCAACGAGAAGGAGAAAGTCCTGATCGAGGGCTCCATCAACTCGGTTCGGGTCAGCATCGCTGTCAAACAG GCGGATGAGATCGAAAAGATCCTGTGCCACAAGTTCATGCGCTTCATGATGATGAGAGCGGAGAACTTCTTCATCCTGCGAAGGAAACCTGTGGAG GGCTACGACATCAGCTTCCTCATCACCAACTTCCACACAGAGCAGATGTACAAGCACAAGCTCGTGGACTTCGTCATCCATTTCATGGAGGAAATCGACAAAGAGATCAGCGAGATGAAGCTGGCGGTCAACGCACGCGCTCGCATCGTCGCTGAGGAATTCCTCAAAAAC TTCTGA
- the tada3l gene encoding transcriptional adapter 3 isoform X2 → MSELKDCPPLKYYDFKPVEHVKVCPRYTAVLGRTEDDGIGIEELDTLQLELETLLSSASRRLRALEEQRQILTDWQDKKGDKRFLKMGKEVDPAASSRHPKPKKPKLEGKAGHGPGPGPGRPKSKNLQPKVQEYEFSEDPQDIPRNPKNDAPNRFWASVEPYCADITNEEIKVLEELLKPPEDEAEYYKIPTLGKHYSQRWAQEDLLEEQREGARANDKKKSMLGPLSEIDAKDVDALLKKSESQHEPPEDGCPFGPLTQRLLQALVEENIISPMEDSPIPDIPVKDDGAGTSPRSQGKAFSVPHTRSLEARIREELVAQGLLDSEERQGTGGDSEDEVLAELQKRQAELKALSAHNRARKQELLRLAREEMRKQELRQCVRVADNEVMEAFRRIMAARQKKRTPTKKEKDQAWKALKERERILKQLDG, encoded by the exons ATGAGTGAGCTGAAGGACTGCCCGCCTCTCAAATACTACGACTTCAAGCCCGTGGAGCATGTGAAAGTGTGTCCTCGCTACACGGCGGTGTTGGGACGCACCGAGGACGATGGCATCGGGATCGAGGAGTTGGACACGCTGCAGCTGGAGCTGGAGACGCTGCTGTCCTCTGCCAGCCGACGTCTCCGAGCCCTGGAGGAACAGAGACAA ATACTTACAGATTGGCAGGACAAAAAGGGCGACAAAAGGTTCCTAAAGATGGGCAAAGAAGTCGATCCGGCCGCATCTTCTCGACATCCCAAGCCTAAGAAACCGAAGCTGGAAGGGAAGGCGGGTCATGGGCCCGGGCCTGGTCCAGGCAGACCCAAATCCAAAAATCTGCAACCCAAAGTCCAGGAGTACGAATTCAGTGAAGATCCACAGGACATACCCCGTAACCCCAAAAACGACGCTCCGAACAG ATTCTGGGCTTCAGTGGAGCCCTACTGTGCAGACATCACCAATGAAGAGATCAAAGTTCTTGAAGAACTTCTTAAACCTCCTGAGGACGAAGCCGAGTACTACAAG ATTCCCACTCTAGGGAAGCACTACTCTCAGCGCTGGGCGCAGGAGGACCTGCTGGAAGAGCAGCGAGAAGGAGCGCGAGCCAACGATAAGAAGAAGAGCATGCTCGGTCCGCTCTCCGAGATCGACGCCAAAG ACGTAGACGCTTTGCTGAAGAAGTCTGAATCCCAGCACGAGCCTCCGGAGGACGGCTGCCCGTTCGGTCCCCTCACACAGCGCCTGCTGCAAGCTCTGGTGGAG GAGAATATCATATCCCCTATGGAGGATTCCCCCATTCCAGACATTCCAGTGAAGGACGATGGAGCTGGGACGTCGCCTCGCAGCCAAGGGAAAGCTTTCAG CGTTCCCCACACGCGCTCTCTGGAGGCCCGGATCAGGGAAGAACTGGTGGCTCAGGGTCTGTTAGACTCCGAGGAGAGACAGGGCACAGGAGGAGACTCGGAGGACGAGGTGCTGGCCGAGCTCCAGAAGAGGCAAGCCGAGCTGAAAGCTCTGAGCGCTCACAACCGGGCACGTAAGCAGGAGCTGCTCCG GTTAGCGCGGGAGGAGATGAGGAAGCAGGAGCTGCGCCAGTGTGTCCGCGTGGCCGACAACGAGGTGATGGAGGCTTTCCGGCGCATCATGGCGGCCAGGCAAAAGAAACGCACTccgacaaagaaagaaaaggatcaAGCGTGGAAGGCTCTGAAAGAGAGGGAGCGAATCCTCAAACAGCTGGACGGGTAA
- the tada3l gene encoding transcriptional adapter 3 isoform X1: MLFITEKMSELKDCPPLKYYDFKPVEHVKVCPRYTAVLGRTEDDGIGIEELDTLQLELETLLSSASRRLRALEEQRQILTDWQDKKGDKRFLKMGKEVDPAASSRHPKPKKPKLEGKAGHGPGPGPGRPKSKNLQPKVQEYEFSEDPQDIPRNPKNDAPNRFWASVEPYCADITNEEIKVLEELLKPPEDEAEYYKIPTLGKHYSQRWAQEDLLEEQREGARANDKKKSMLGPLSEIDAKDVDALLKKSESQHEPPEDGCPFGPLTQRLLQALVEENIISPMEDSPIPDIPVKDDGAGTSPRSQGKAFSVPHTRSLEARIREELVAQGLLDSEERQGTGGDSEDEVLAELQKRQAELKALSAHNRARKQELLRLAREEMRKQELRQCVRVADNEVMEAFRRIMAARQKKRTPTKKEKDQAWKALKERERILKQLDG, encoded by the exons ATG CTCTTCATAACTGAGAAGATGAGTGAGCTGAAGGACTGCCCGCCTCTCAAATACTACGACTTCAAGCCCGTGGAGCATGTGAAAGTGTGTCCTCGCTACACGGCGGTGTTGGGACGCACCGAGGACGATGGCATCGGGATCGAGGAGTTGGACACGCTGCAGCTGGAGCTGGAGACGCTGCTGTCCTCTGCCAGCCGACGTCTCCGAGCCCTGGAGGAACAGAGACAA ATACTTACAGATTGGCAGGACAAAAAGGGCGACAAAAGGTTCCTAAAGATGGGCAAAGAAGTCGATCCGGCCGCATCTTCTCGACATCCCAAGCCTAAGAAACCGAAGCTGGAAGGGAAGGCGGGTCATGGGCCCGGGCCTGGTCCAGGCAGACCCAAATCCAAAAATCTGCAACCCAAAGTCCAGGAGTACGAATTCAGTGAAGATCCACAGGACATACCCCGTAACCCCAAAAACGACGCTCCGAACAG ATTCTGGGCTTCAGTGGAGCCCTACTGTGCAGACATCACCAATGAAGAGATCAAAGTTCTTGAAGAACTTCTTAAACCTCCTGAGGACGAAGCCGAGTACTACAAG ATTCCCACTCTAGGGAAGCACTACTCTCAGCGCTGGGCGCAGGAGGACCTGCTGGAAGAGCAGCGAGAAGGAGCGCGAGCCAACGATAAGAAGAAGAGCATGCTCGGTCCGCTCTCCGAGATCGACGCCAAAG ACGTAGACGCTTTGCTGAAGAAGTCTGAATCCCAGCACGAGCCTCCGGAGGACGGCTGCCCGTTCGGTCCCCTCACACAGCGCCTGCTGCAAGCTCTGGTGGAG GAGAATATCATATCCCCTATGGAGGATTCCCCCATTCCAGACATTCCAGTGAAGGACGATGGAGCTGGGACGTCGCCTCGCAGCCAAGGGAAAGCTTTCAG CGTTCCCCACACGCGCTCTCTGGAGGCCCGGATCAGGGAAGAACTGGTGGCTCAGGGTCTGTTAGACTCCGAGGAGAGACAGGGCACAGGAGGAGACTCGGAGGACGAGGTGCTGGCCGAGCTCCAGAAGAGGCAAGCCGAGCTGAAAGCTCTGAGCGCTCACAACCGGGCACGTAAGCAGGAGCTGCTCCG GTTAGCGCGGGAGGAGATGAGGAAGCAGGAGCTGCGCCAGTGTGTCCGCGTGGCCGACAACGAGGTGATGGAGGCTTTCCGGCGCATCATGGCGGCCAGGCAAAAGAAACGCACTccgacaaagaaagaaaaggatcaAGCGTGGAAGGCTCTGAAAGAGAGGGAGCGAATCCTCAAACAGCTGGACGGGTAA